One window of Hujiaoplasma nucleasis genomic DNA carries:
- a CDS encoding shikimate kinase encodes MKFALIGSNISQSYSKTIHENLLINNYQLLQIKDIKDVFNYDLKGFNVTHPFKEDIIPYLSSMDDIAKETRAVNTVLKKNNHYIGFNTDYEGFKAMMAYNHVDFQGKNVLILGNGASSRTVEHYLMKQNVKSLTKLVRTIKGDHEDLIKNQNKYMDTHIIINTTTVGMSPHTKDKLILNFHNFPECTLVIDIIYNPYRSKLLIEAEKFNIKTINGLYMLLIQAKKAQEIWLNQTIDLNTVNKVYHHLINQYINLVLIGMPLSGKTTYGQLIAKALNKKWIDTDIKIEEYSQLKIPQIFKLSGEEKFREIESQVIDLIHQNQGIIISTGGGVILNHTNIEKLKENGLIIYINNQTTNLNNIDFSHRPLINNLDDIKKMKEKRDPIYKEVADIEMIIDESNPFSVERFRDSVYEYFNH; translated from the coding sequence ATGAAATTTGCTTTAATTGGTTCTAATATTAGTCAAAGTTATTCTAAAACCATTCACGAAAATCTATTAATCAATAATTACCAATTACTACAGATTAAAGATATCAAGGATGTTTTTAACTATGATTTAAAAGGGTTTAATGTAACCCATCCATTTAAAGAAGATATTATTCCTTATTTATCATCCATGGACGATATTGCAAAAGAAACAAGAGCTGTGAACACTGTTTTAAAAAAGAACAATCACTATATTGGCTTTAATACTGATTATGAAGGTTTTAAAGCAATGATGGCTTATAACCACGTTGATTTTCAAGGAAAAAATGTACTTATACTAGGTAACGGAGCTAGTTCAAGAACAGTTGAACATTATTTAATGAAACAAAATGTCAAATCTCTTACAAAGTTAGTTAGAACTATTAAAGGCGATCACGAAGATTTGATAAAAAACCAAAACAAATATATGGATACACATATAATCATTAATACAACAACTGTCGGTATGAGTCCTCATACAAAAGATAAACTTATATTAAACTTTCACAATTTTCCTGAATGTACTTTAGTCATTGATATAATTTATAACCCTTATAGAAGTAAACTCTTAATTGAAGCTGAAAAATTTAATATAAAAACAATTAATGGCTTATATATGTTATTAATTCAAGCAAAAAAAGCTCAAGAAATTTGGTTAAACCAAACCATTGACTTAAATACAGTTAATAAAGTTTATCACCATCTAATTAACCAATATATAAATTTGGTTTTAATTGGGATGCCTTTAAGTGGAAAAACTACATATGGTCAATTAATAGCTAAAGCATTAAATAAAAAATGGATTGATACTGATATAAAAATCGAAGAATACAGTCAGTTAAAAATTCCACAAATATTTAAATTATCTGGAGAAGAAAAATTCCGCGAAATAGAAAGTCAAGTCATAGACTTAATTCACCAAAATCAAGGAATTATTATTTCAACTGGTGGTGGAGTTATTTTAAACCATACAAACATTGAAAAACTTAAAGAAAATGGACTAATTATTTATATTAATAATCAAACAACAAATCTTAATAATATTGATTTTAGCCATAGACCTCTGATAAATAACCTAGATGATATAAAAAAAATGAAAGAAAAAAGAGATCCTATATACAAAGAAGTTGCTGATATAGAAATGATTATAGATGAATCCAATCCATTTTCAGTAGAAAGGTTTAGGGATAGTGTGTATGAATATTTTAATCATTAA
- a CDS encoding type II 3-dehydroquinate dehydratase: protein MNILIINGPNLNLLGTRETEIYGNSTYKVLVQYIKKYAKVHKVSVKIYQSNHEGKIIDYIQKHQKKYQAIIINPGAFTHYSYAIRDCLSAYSLKKIEVHLSNIYEREDFRKVSVIKDVVDMSVLGKGFDSYIEAIDLLLKGEIK, encoded by the coding sequence ATGAATATTTTAATCATTAATGGACCAAACCTTAATTTATTAGGTACAAGAGAAACAGAAATCTATGGAAATAGCACTTATAAGGTTTTAGTTCAATATATTAAAAAGTATGCTAAAGTACATAAAGTATCAGTCAAAATATATCAGTCAAACCATGAAGGAAAGATTATTGATTATATACAAAAACACCAAAAAAAATATCAAGCCATTATCATTAATCCAGGTGCTTTTACACATTATTCTTATGCTATTAGAGATTGCTTAAGTGCTTATTCGTTAAAAAAAATAGAAGTTCATCTTTCTAATATATATGAAAGAGAAGATTTTAGAAAAGTCTCTGTTATAAAAGATGTTGTTGATATGAGTGTTTTAGGAAAAGGTTTTGATAGTTATATTGAAGCTATAGATTTACTATTAAAGGGTGAGATAAAATGA